In Bacillus rossius redtenbacheri isolate Brsri chromosome 15, Brsri_v3, whole genome shotgun sequence, one genomic interval encodes:
- the LOC134539348 gene encoding pre-mRNA-splicing regulator female-lethal(2)D-like, whose translation MISMELPPVHPHLHPGVSMGHHVEQLQHHQHHQHHQQQQQQQQQQQQSMVHHAMAEDKKKQEGGHGLSQEGEFRSWYAARTVRVRSFCTEVER comes from the exons ATGATCAGCATGGAGCTGCCGCCCGTGCACCCTCACCTGCACCCTGGCGTGTCCATGGGGCACCACGTGGAGCAGCTGCAGCACCATCAGCACCATCAgcaccaccagcagcagcagcagcagcagcagcagcagcagcagtccaTGGTGCACCACGCCATGGCCGAGGACAAGAAGAAAC AAGAAGGCGGTCACGGGCTGAGCCAGGAGGGTGAGTTCCGCAGTTGGTACGCCGCGCGCACAGTCCGGGTCCGTAGCTTCTGCACTGAGGTAGAGCGCTGA